In Thiofilum sp., the genomic window TTCATTCTCTACCCCAAGCTCATTTAGGTGCTGCATTTGCATGGGGTATTCCCATGGCTTTTACCGCTATCTCTAATGAATGGCCACCGCTAGTGGCTTGGGTATTGTTTCTAGCCTCGCTTTGTTGGACAGTGGCTTATGACACTATGTACGCTATGAGTGATCGAGAGGATGATTTAAAAATTGGCGTAAAATCCTCAGCCATCTTTTTCGGGCGCTACGACAAGCTAGTGATTGGTCTATTACAACTCCTAACGCTAGTCTTATTAATCTGGGTTGGGCAACTCGCTCACCTAGGTTGGATTTACTATTTAAGTCTGTTAGTAGCATTAGGTTTTGCGCTTTATGAGCAATATTTAATTAGCCAGCGTGAGCGTATGCGGTGTTTTCAAGCTTTTCTCAACAATAATTGGTTCGGAATGGCGGTGTTTCTGGGGATAAGCCTAGATTATCTCTTAGGCTAAACTCTATAATTTATCTTTTTAATTGCTGTGGGGCGAGGATGTCTAGACAAGCCAGTTTTAATCGTGAGGAACTCTTACAATGCGGTCATGGCCAAATGTTTGGGCCGGGGAACGCTCAGTTACCTGTGCCGAATATGCTGATGATGGATCGAATTGTTGAGATTACAGATCATGGTGGAGCACACGGCAAGGGTAATATCATTGCTGAGTTAGATATTAATCCAGACCTATGGTTTTTTGCCTGTCACTTCCCCGGAGATCCGGTTATGCCGGGGTGTTTGGGTTTAGATGCTATGTGGCAAATGGTGGGATTTTATTTGGCTTGGTTAGGTAACCCCGGACATGGACGAGCCTTAGGTGTGGGCGAAGTTAAATTCTTTGGTCAGGTACTCCCGAAAGCGCAAAAGGTGACTTATAGAATTGAATTAAAACGTGTTATTACGCGTAAATTAGTCATGGGAATTGCGGACGGTAGTTTAGAGGTGGATGGTAAGGAAATTTATACAGCTAAAGATCTACGCGTAGGTTTATTCACTTCCACCGAAAATTTTTAAGGGGTCTTTAAAGGGATTGGAAATAGAGTACTGAGCAAAATAGTGATTGCGAGTCACAGGTAGAGTTTGCTAGTATACCGCCCTTTCGTAAATTCGACATACCATACATTGAGGAACTTCAACATGAAGCCCGGTATTCATCCAAATTATAGAGAAGTCGTATTCCAGGATCTGACTAGCGGCTTCACGTTCTTAACACGTTCAACCGCTGAAACTAGAGATACTATTAATTATGAAGGTAAAGACTACCCTCTGATTAAAGTGGAGATTTCTAGTCAATCTCACCCTTTCTACACCGGTAAGCAAGCGACCGCTCTTTCTACAGCGGGTCAGATTGATAAATTCAATCGTCGCTATCAACGCGGTTAACATTAAGCTAATAGCATTAGCTGTGTTAAAAAAGGCTGCTCCAATGCGGCCTTTTTTTATTGCTAGCTAGCTGATTAGTAAATTCTAAATGATAAGTACCTAGCTAAAAGTAAGCGTGTGTTTTTGGAGCAGTCTTGGTGGCAAGGATGCCGCCTTGAAGCGTACAGGGAGGTATTCACAGCGGCTGCGGAGAAAATGCACGATTACTTTGACTCAAGTACTTAGATTTAAAAAAATAGAGCGCCGCCTCGCGGGATGTTGTACTTTTCAATAAAGATTACAACCTTTGAGCGTGGTGATACACTCACCCCTCTAATTTGACTAGACATTATCCACTTAACATGATTGCAATGATAAGGCTGAAAACTTTTCCTAACTCAACCACGTTAGGAGAGGGGTAAGTTTTTTATTTAACGCCCTTATCAAGTCAGAACTTAAACTACCCTGACAGTTTGAGTACAACAGGAGAGAGACCCATGATTAAAGATTTGCGCCATGATGCCCTACAGTATCATGCTGAACCCAAGCCCGGCAAAATCGCTTTACACATCAGTAAACCCACCAATACCCAGCGTGACTTATCCCTAGCCTATACCCCTGGGGTTGCAGAACCTGTTAAAGCCATAGCGGCTAATCCAGAAGATGCGTATCGCTACACGAGTAAAGGTAATCTGGTAGCTGTTATTAGTGATGGATCGGCGATTTTGGGTTTAGGTAACTTGGGTGCTCTGGCCAGTAAGCCCGTCATGGAAGGTAAAGGTGTGTTATTTAAGCGCTTTGCTGATGTGGATGTATTTGATATTGAGGTAGCCACTCAGGATGTTGAAGAATTCATTACCGTCGTTAAAAACATTGCAGGGACTTTTGGTGGGATTAATCTAGAAGATATTAGTGCACCGCGTTGCTTTGAAATTGAAAAGCGCTTGCAAGCGATGCTGGATATTCCGGTATTCCATGATGATCAGCACGGTACTGCGGTTATTATTGCCGCAGGTCTGATTAATGCCTTAGAAATTCAAGGCAAAACGATTGATCAGGTAAAAATCGTATGTTTAGGTGCAGGGGCGGCGGGTATTGCGTCTATGAATATGCTCACCGCATTAGGCGCTAAAAAAGAAAACCTGTTTATGGTGGATAGTAAAGGTATTATTCATACCGAGCGCAGCGACTTAAATGAATATAAAGCAGCATATGCGCAAAATACCTCATTACGTACCTTAGCAGATGCTTGTACAGGTGCGGATGTATTTATTGGTTTATCAGGACCTAATTTATTAACGCCTGAAATGTTAAAGGTAATGGCTGATAAACCTATTGTCTTTGCTTTATCGAATCCTAATCCTGAAATAGCCCGCGATTTAGCCATGCAAACGCGGGATGATTTAATTATGGCAACAGGACGTAGTGATTATCCTAATCAAATTAATAATGTCTTAGGCTTCCCGTTTTTATTTCGAGGCGCATTAGATGTGCGGGCTAAATGTATTAATACTGAAATGTTAGTTGCTGCCGTGCATGGTTTAGCCAAGCTAGCGCGTGAACCTGTGCCACCAGCGGTATTAGAGGCTTATAATTTAGAGTCTTTAGAGTTTGGCAAAGAGTATTTTATTCCTAAACCACTCGATGCACGGTTACGCGAGCGTATTCCAGCGATTGTCTCACAAGCGGCTATTGATTCAGGGGTAGCACGTTTGGAGTTGCTGCGTTAATTAGCCATGAGTGCGTCATAAAAAGGGTAACTAAAAATTTACCCTTTTTTTAGGTTTAGAGAAGCTAATTAATTGTGTTACCCTAAACATTAGGGTTAGGCTTCAAAATTAATCTTTCCCCTTTATGATAAATGCTGTAGCGTAACCCAATTTGATAACTATACTGTGCGTTCTCTGTCTCTCCTAAATAATCCAATAACTCAGCTAGTTCTAAATAAGCTTCAGCATTAGGGGCTTGATTAAC contains:
- a CDS encoding malic enzyme-like NAD(P)-binding protein, translating into MIKDLRHDALQYHAEPKPGKIALHISKPTNTQRDLSLAYTPGVAEPVKAIAANPEDAYRYTSKGNLVAVISDGSAILGLGNLGALASKPVMEGKGVLFKRFADVDVFDIEVATQDVEEFITVVKNIAGTFGGINLEDISAPRCFEIEKRLQAMLDIPVFHDDQHGTAVIIAAGLINALEIQGKTIDQVKIVCLGAGAAGIASMNMLTALGAKKENLFMVDSKGIIHTERSDLNEYKAAYAQNTSLRTLADACTGADVFIGLSGPNLLTPEMLKVMADKPIVFALSNPNPEIARDLAMQTRDDLIMATGRSDYPNQINNVLGFPFLFRGALDVRAKCINTEMLVAAVHGLAKLAREPVPPAVLEAYNLESLEFGKEYFIPKPLDARLRERIPAIVSQAAIDSGVARLELLR
- the ubiA gene encoding 4-hydroxybenzoate octaprenyltransferase gives rise to the protein MMQRLKYYAQLVRLDRPIGIYLLLWPTLWALWIAAEGIPPLSLLLIFVLGVVLMRSAGCAINDYADRDIDPHVERTRQRPLAAGYISAQEALLICALLCLLAFLLVVQLNTKTILLSLGAVVLALTYPFMKRIHSLPQAHLGAAFAWGIPMAFTAISNEWPPLVAWVLFLASLCWTVAYDTMYAMSDREDDLKIGVKSSAIFFGRYDKLVIGLLQLLTLVLLIWVGQLAHLGWIYYLSLLVALGFALYEQYLISQRERMRCFQAFLNNNWFGMAVFLGISLDYLLG
- the fabA gene encoding 3-hydroxyacyl-[acyl-carrier-protein] dehydratase FabA, which codes for MSRQASFNREELLQCGHGQMFGPGNAQLPVPNMLMMDRIVEITDHGGAHGKGNIIAELDINPDLWFFACHFPGDPVMPGCLGLDAMWQMVGFYLAWLGNPGHGRALGVGEVKFFGQVLPKAQKVTYRIELKRVITRKLVMGIADGSLEVDGKEIYTAKDLRVGLFTSTENF
- a CDS encoding type B 50S ribosomal protein L31, with amino-acid sequence MKPGIHPNYREVVFQDLTSGFTFLTRSTAETRDTINYEGKDYPLIKVEISSQSHPFYTGKQATALSTAGQIDKFNRRYQRG